One Falco biarmicus isolate bFalBia1 chromosome 13, bFalBia1.pri, whole genome shotgun sequence genomic region harbors:
- the LOC130157881 gene encoding P2Y purinoceptor 3-like, which translates to MEGLKETENSTSGKALCPLEESYKYILLPLTYSSVFVLGLLLNGAMLWLSCCRAKGWTCTTIYLVNLAVADLLYLFSLPLLIVNYILQDTWPFGELLCKLVRFLFYANLYGSILLLTCISVHRFLGVCYPIRSIPYRTRHLAAAGTATSWALVFLQLLPTSIYARTGVINNHTVCYDMTSPENLSSYFPYGMALTASGFLFPFLIILACYCLMIRSLTRHSRDASPTSSAARAKSIRTIFLVCGLFSVCLLPFHITRSIYLFIRVYRVADCQLLQRWSLLYKIWRPLVSLNSCINPLLYFLSGQTTRARLALELGLLKAGPLARSDVNAEGMDAPARLTPC; encoded by the coding sequence ATGGAGGGGCTGAAGGAAACGGAGAACAGCACCTCTGGGAAGGCTCTGTGCCCTCTAGAAGAAAGCTATAAATACATCTTGTTACCCCTCACTTACAGCTCCGTCTTcgtgctggggctgctcctcaACGGAGCCATGCTGTGGCTCAGCTGCTGCCGTGCCAAGGGCTGGACCTGCACCACCATCTACCTGGTGAACCTGGCCGTGGCGGACCTGCTCTACCTCTTCTCTTTGCCCTTGCTCATTGTCAACTACATCCTGCAGGACACGTGGCCTTTCggagagctgctctgcaaaCTGGTACGTTTCTTGTTTTACGCCAACCTGTACggcagcatcctgctgctgaCCTGCATCAGCGTCCACCGCTTCCTGGGTGTTTGCTATCCCATCCGCTCCATACCCTACCGGACCCGGCACCTGGCTGCCGCCGGCACAGCCACGTCCTGGGCGCTGGtgttcctgcagctcctgcccaccTCAATCTACGCTCGCACCGGCGTTATCAATAACCACACCGTCTGCTACGATATGACAAGCCCCGAGAACCTCAGCAGCTATTTCCCCTATGGCATGGCTCTCACCGCATCTggtttcctctttcctttcctcatcATTTTAGCCTGCTATTGCCTGATGATCCGAAGCCTCACCCGGCACTCCAGAGatgccagccccaccagcagtGCCGCCCGAGCCAAGTCGATCCGAACCATTTTCCTAGTCTGTGGGCTTTTCTCTGTCTGCTTGCTGCCGTTTCACATTACCCGCAGCATTTACCTCTTCATTCGCGTGTACCGCGTCGCTGACTGCCAACTCCTACAGCGCTGGAGTTTGCTTTACAAGATCTGGAGGCCACTGGTGAGCCTCAACAGCTGCATCAATCCCCTTCTCTACTTTCTTTCTGGTCAGACTACCAGAGCCAGGCTTGCTTTGGAGCTGGGACTGCTCAAGGCAGGTCCTCTTGCCAGGAGTGACGTGAATGCAGAGGGGATGGATGCTCCAGCAAGACTCACCCCTTGCTGA